The Verrucomicrobiia bacterium genome includes a region encoding these proteins:
- the hisC gene encoding histidinol-phosphate transaminase — translation MSLTIPFNPALKELPVYQPGRPIEEVARELNLPASAIIKLASNENPLGPSPAALQAMRDVLAHLHLYPDGNAFYLKQKLAQKLDVNTGNLILGNGSNEIIEFVGHALMQPGTDVVAAQYCFAIYPLVAKIFGANVITVPARDFGHDLEAMLKAITPATRVVFVANPNNPTGTVVPRAQLIDFADKVPANVLLVIDEAYIEFLDDAADFVADIRAGGRANVLLMRTFSKIFGLAGLRLGYGIAAPEVIATLEKVRQPFNINAIAQAGAIAALDDEAHMEKTRENNRRGLLFYQAAFNELQLEFVASSANFVLVKVGEGQRVFNDLQRLGVIVRPMGGYQLPEWIRISVGSPQENERCLQAVRKVLSPQPA, via the coding sequence ATGTCCCTGACCATTCCATTTAATCCCGCGTTGAAGGAACTCCCGGTTTACCAGCCGGGCCGTCCGATTGAGGAAGTCGCTCGCGAGTTGAACCTCCCGGCGTCCGCGATCATCAAGCTCGCCTCGAATGAAAATCCGCTGGGTCCCTCCCCTGCCGCGCTTCAGGCCATGCGGGACGTGCTCGCCCACCTGCACCTGTATCCCGATGGCAATGCGTTTTACCTCAAGCAGAAGCTCGCGCAAAAGCTCGACGTGAACACCGGGAATCTGATTCTCGGGAACGGTTCAAACGAGATCATTGAATTTGTCGGGCACGCATTGATGCAACCTGGAACCGATGTCGTGGCCGCCCAATATTGTTTCGCGATCTATCCGCTGGTCGCCAAAATATTCGGCGCGAACGTCATCACCGTTCCGGCTCGCGATTTCGGGCACGACCTGGAGGCAATGTTGAAGGCGATCACGCCAGCGACGCGTGTCGTGTTTGTTGCCAACCCCAATAACCCCACGGGCACCGTGGTGCCACGGGCACAGTTGATTGACTTTGCGGACAAGGTCCCGGCGAACGTGCTGCTCGTCATCGACGAAGCGTACATCGAGTTCCTGGACGACGCGGCCGACTTCGTGGCGGACATCCGCGCTGGCGGGCGCGCCAACGTGCTGCTGATGCGGACGTTTTCAAAAATCTTCGGTCTCGCCGGATTGCGCCTGGGATACGGGATCGCAGCGCCCGAAGTGATTGCAACGCTCGAAAAGGTGCGGCAACCGTTCAACATCAATGCCATTGCGCAGGCGGGCGCGATCGCCGCGCTCGATGATGAAGCCCACATGGAGAAGACGCGGGAAAACAACCGGCGCGGCCTTCTCTTCTATCAGGCTGCATTCAACGAGCTGCAGTTGGAATTCGTGGCGTCGTCCGCGAACTTTGTTCTCGTGAAGGTGGGGGAGGGACAGCGCGTGTTCAACGACCTCCAAAGGCTCGGCGTGATTGTGCGCCCGATGGGCGGGTACCAGCTGCCGGAATGGATCCGCATCTCGGTTGGATCCCCACAAGAAAACGAACGCTGCCTGCAGGCTGTCCGCAAGGTGCTGTCCCCGCAGCCCGCTTAA
- a CDS encoding AAA family ATPase, with protein MSIPISIQARAAAFRANDWRSAIDVMNTTTPRLFIAATRQNDGKTTASLGLIAALQQYFPRVGYIKPVGQRFVEVEEQKIDEDTVLMDSVYSMNCPLVDMSPIAVEPDFTRRYLESANNEALVKRIRKAFDRVAWEKDFVLCEGSGHAGVGSVFDLSNAQVARTLGAKVLIVTQGGIGKPIDEVALNQALFEKEGVEIVGVILNKVLGEKIDYISDFARRGLKRRGLELLGVIPHQRVLSCPTVDLVREELGAELLNAPRNLNSLVNDVIVGAMGVKNAMHYFRRDALLITPGDREDIILAACTGLDAQSETKMAGLVLTGNLRPGAELLKVIRAMPIPVLLVPQDSYEVAAKVHDLTVKTRPNDAEKISLIRDIIARNVNVPKIVEAIKHVPDHSI; from the coding sequence TTGAGTATTCCCATCTCTATCCAGGCGCGGGCAGCCGCCTTCCGGGCGAATGATTGGCGTTCAGCCATCGATGTCATGAACACCACCACGCCGCGTTTGTTTATTGCCGCGACCCGCCAAAACGATGGCAAGACCACGGCGTCGCTCGGGTTGATTGCGGCCCTGCAGCAGTACTTCCCACGCGTCGGTTACATCAAACCGGTTGGCCAGCGGTTTGTCGAAGTGGAGGAACAGAAAATCGACGAAGACACTGTGCTCATGGACAGCGTCTACAGCATGAATTGTCCGCTGGTGGACATGAGTCCGATCGCGGTAGAGCCGGACTTCACGCGGCGCTATCTGGAGTCCGCCAACAACGAGGCGCTCGTGAAACGCATCCGCAAAGCGTTCGATCGCGTCGCGTGGGAAAAGGATTTTGTCCTGTGCGAAGGTTCGGGTCACGCAGGCGTGGGCTCCGTGTTCGACCTTTCAAACGCGCAGGTTGCCCGAACGCTCGGCGCAAAGGTGCTCATCGTCACGCAGGGCGGCATTGGAAAACCCATCGATGAGGTCGCGCTCAACCAGGCGCTCTTTGAAAAGGAAGGCGTCGAAATCGTCGGCGTGATTCTGAACAAGGTCCTGGGCGAGAAGATTGATTACATCAGCGACTTCGCCCGCCGCGGGCTGAAGCGGCGCGGGCTTGAACTGCTGGGGGTCATTCCGCATCAGCGCGTGCTCTCGTGTCCGACCGTGGATCTCGTGCGCGAAGAATTGGGGGCCGAGCTCCTGAACGCACCGCGCAACCTCAACAGCCTTGTCAACGACGTCATTGTGGGCGCGATGGGCGTGAAGAACGCCATGCATTATTTCCGCCGCGACGCGCTGCTCATCACGCCCGGGGATCGCGAGGACATCATCCTGGCCGCCTGCACCGGCCTCGATGCGCAGAGCGAAACCAAAATGGCGGGCCTGGTTTTAACGGGCAATCTGCGGCCTGGAGCTGAATTGTTGAAAGTCATCCGCGCCATGCCCATTCCCGTCCTGCTTGTCCCGCAGGACAGCTACGAAGTGGCGGCCAAGGTTCACGACTTGACAGTAAAGACCAGGCCGAACGACGCGGAAAAAATTTCACTGATCCGCGATATCATCGCGCGCAACGTGAACGTTCCCAAGATTGTTGAGGCGATCAAACATGTCCCTGACCATTCCATTTAA
- a CDS encoding GNAT family N-acetyltransferase — translation MNLDQQNNAGSKIELDNLQGSEIAAFLEEHIQDMRAFSPPESKHALDLAGLRKPEITFWTLRQHGVIAGCCALKQLDAEHGEIKSMRTSGMFRRQGIGARLLTHVISEAQERGYRRLSLETGAMPFFEPARSLYRKFGFQECAPFAAYKPDPNSVFMTRLV, via the coding sequence ATGAACCTAGACCAACAGAACAACGCAGGATCGAAGATCGAATTAGATAACCTTCAAGGCTCTGAAATCGCCGCCTTCCTCGAAGAGCACATCCAGGATATGCGCGCGTTTTCGCCTCCCGAAAGCAAGCATGCACTCGATCTCGCCGGGTTGCGCAAACCGGAGATCACGTTTTGGACGCTCAGGCAACACGGCGTAATCGCTGGCTGCTGCGCCTTGAAGCAGCTTGATGCAGAGCATGGCGAAATCAAATCCATGCGCACATCAGGAATGTTCCGCCGGCAGGGAATCGGCGCGCGATTGCTGACGCACGTCATCAGCGAAGCCCAGGAACGGGGGTATCGACGACTCAGTCTTGAGACGGGTGCGATGCCGTTCTTTGAGCCGGCGCGCAGCTTGTATCGGAAATTCGGATTTCAGGAATGCGCGCCATTCGCTGCGTACAAGCCCGATCCCAACAGCGTTTTCATGACCAGGCTTGTTTGA
- a CDS encoding phosphate acyltransferase — translation MRFIANIIEKLQRHPKRIVFPEGLEARVLQAARQFYSLQLGAPILLGDRTKVKAMAEDLNISLEGIRVINPAESEDLDNFARRFAALRRSRGLKPPEARDAVMQPNYFGAMMLAMHQADGLVSGTSHTTGSVLRPLFQIVKMAPQANTVSSCQIMEVEDSRFGEQGVLFMADCGVIPEPNVDQLADIAVSTAQVARQLLGIRPRVALLSFSTKGSAMHPTIGRVQAATALARQKAEQIALEADFDGELQVDAALVPEIASRKLPDSKVAGQANVLVFPELNSGNIASKLVRHMARANAYGQILLGLDRPAADVSRGSNAHDILGVAAIVGVQSIEYSHLYPGAGSRLPGE, via the coding sequence ATGCGGTTCATCGCGAACATCATTGAGAAATTGCAGCGGCATCCCAAACGGATCGTCTTCCCGGAGGGATTGGAAGCGCGCGTTCTCCAGGCTGCACGCCAGTTTTATTCCCTGCAACTGGGTGCGCCAATCCTGCTTGGCGATCGCACGAAGGTCAAAGCGATGGCCGAAGATCTCAACATCTCCCTCGAAGGCATTCGCGTCATCAATCCGGCCGAGAGTGAGGACCTCGATAACTTCGCCCGGCGCTTTGCCGCGCTGCGACGTTCCCGCGGACTCAAGCCGCCCGAGGCGCGCGACGCCGTCATGCAACCCAATTACTTTGGCGCCATGATGCTGGCAATGCACCAGGCGGATGGCCTGGTTTCCGGCACCAGCCACACCACGGGCAGCGTGCTGCGGCCGCTGTTTCAAATTGTGAAAATGGCACCCCAGGCGAACACGGTTTCGAGCTGCCAGATCATGGAAGTGGAGGATTCGCGCTTTGGTGAGCAAGGGGTCCTGTTCATGGCGGACTGCGGCGTGATTCCCGAGCCTAACGTCGATCAATTGGCGGACATTGCAGTCTCGACAGCGCAGGTCGCGCGTCAACTTTTGGGAATTCGACCACGCGTCGCCCTGCTTTCTTTCTCAACCAAGGGCAGCGCGATGCATCCCACAATCGGACGCGTCCAGGCCGCGACTGCGCTCGCACGCCAAAAGGCGGAGCAGATCGCGCTCGAAGCGGATTTCGATGGCGAGCTGCAGGTCGACGCCGCGCTCGTGCCCGAGATCGCATCACGCAAGCTTCCCGACAGCAAAGTTGCGGGCCAGGCCAACGTGCTCGTTTTTCCCGAACTCAACTCCGGCAATATCGCAAGCAAGCTGGTTCGCCATATGGCCCGCGCCAACGCTTATGGCCAAATCCTTCTGGGACTGGATCGGCCGGCGGCGGATGTTTCACGCGGTTCAAATGCGCACGACATCCTGGGTGTGGCCGCCATCGTAGGCGTCCAGTCGATTGAGTATTCCCATCTCTATCCAGGCGCGGGCAGCCGCCTTCCGGGCGAATGA